DNA sequence from the Armatimonadota bacterium genome:
TGAAACTATGGACACGTGCGTATGTATGGGGGCTTCCATCGGGAATGCTCTTGGTATTAAGAGAGCAATGCCGCAGGATGACAATAGACCAGTGATAGCCGTAATTGGAGATTCGACCTTCGTACATGCTGGAATACCTGGCCTAATTGACGCCGTTTACAACGGTACGGCGATAACAGTTTGCATTCTCGATAATCATACGACCGCTATGACTGGTGGTCAGAATCACCCCGCGTCCGGCAAGACGCTCCGCGGAGAAGATGCGCCACGCCTTGATTTAGTGGCTTTGGTTCGGGCGGTTGGCGTTGAAGATGTGTATATTGTCGATCCTTACGACCTCGCCGCTCTTGAAGTGGCGCTCCGCAATGCAATACAAGCTGGGAAGCCTTCGGTAGTAATTACCAATCGCCCATGTCTTTTAAATGATAAAAAGATTAAAAACAGAGCTATCGCAGTTAATCTTGAAGCTTGCACTGGTTGTTGTCTCTGTTTCAAGCTTGGCTGCCCGGCAATCGAGTCCATTTGTACAGATGGGAATAGACTGAAAGCCAAAATAAATGCTGATTTGTGTTCAGGATGTGAAGTCTGTATTCAAGTCTGCCGCTCGGGTGCAATTCAGTGTGAGAAAGAATGAGTAATAACGCAATGAACATACGACTGGCAGGTGTTGGAGGCCAGGGCATTCTTGTCGCGAGTGAAATCTTGTGTGACATGCTTCTTGCAAGTGGCCTGGATGTAAAGAAGACGGAAGTTCACGGAATGGCTCAGCGTGGTGGCACAGTTATTAGTGATGTTCGTTTTGGCCCTAAGGTCTATTCGCCGATAGTTCCAGAGGGTAAGGTAGATATACTCCTGGCGTTCGAGCAGATGGAGGCGCTCCGATATCTTCCTTCACTCAAACCGGGGGGCACGGTAATAGTAAATGAACAACGGATATTTCCTTCATCGGTTGCTTCGGGCAAAATAGATTACCCAGAAGAAATTGAGAAATGCCTAATGACTGTTGCAGCAAATGTTATCTCGATTAATGCGCTGGCGTTGGCTAAGAAGGCTGGATTGGTGAAAGCAGTAAATGTTTGCCTTCTGGGCGCACTGGCGACGTGTCTAAATATAAACGAACCAATTTGGGAGGCTGTCATAGCTGAGAAGTTTAAGGGCAGAAACCTAGATGCAAATCTCAGAGCTTTTGAGCTAGGGTGCGAGGCATCCTTAATGAGAGATTTAAAATTAGGAGTGGTGATTCCTAAATGATTTGGAATATAGAAGCTGAGTGTATGCCAATAGAGCAGCGAAGGGAACTGCAGTCGGCACTGCTTCAGAAAACAGTTCGGCGCTGCTATGAGAAGGTTCCAGTCTATCGAAAAAAGTTCGATGAGGCTGGAATCAAGCCAGAGGATATACGCTCGGTTGATGACATTAAATATCTGCCCTTCACAACGAGGGAGGATTTAATCGAGAACTATCCATTCGGCATGTTTGCCGTGCCTATGGAGGAAGTCGTGCGCATACATTCGTCCTCAGGCACCACTGGCAAGCCCAAAGTCGTTGGCTATACCAAGAACGACATCAACGTTTGGGCAGAGGTGATGGCTAGAACAATCGGATGTGGTGGCGCTGGAAAGAACGATATTGTCCAAAATGCGTATGGCTATGGCTTGTTCACTGGTGGATTGGGCATCCATTACGGCGCAGAGAAAATTGGTGCCACGGTTATTCCGATTTCCGGCGGTAACACAAAGCGGCAGATTATGGTCATGCAAGACTTTGGTTCCACTATGCTTGCTTGCACGCCTTCCTACGCACTGTATATCGCAGATACCGCAGCTGAGATGGGTGTTGATATTCGAAAGCTGCCGCTAAAATATGGAATTTTTGGCGCGGAGCCTTGGACCGACAGCCTCCGCAAAGAAATTGAAGAAAAAATGGGAATCCACGCAACCGACATCTACGGTCTGAGCGAAATCATCGGTCCTGGCGTTTCTGGCGAGTGTGAGGTTCAGAATGGCTTGCACGTATTTGACGACCATTTTCTGCCGGAAGTGATTGACCCTAATACGCTTGAAGTCCTTCCTCCAAACACGCCCGGTGAGCTTGTGTTTACATCATTAACCAAGGAAGCTTTTCCAATTATCCGCTATCGGACAAGGGACCTTTCCATGCTGATGACAGACCCGTGCCCATGCGGTCGTACTCATTTTAGAATGGGAAGAATCACTGGTAGGACGGATGACATGCTTATCATCCGCGGGGTGAATGTTTTTCCAAGTCAGATTGAAAGTGTATTGCTTGGGGTTGAAGGCATT
Encoded proteins:
- a CDS encoding indolepyruvate oxidoreductase subunit beta — encoded protein: MNIRLAGVGGQGILVASEILCDMLLASGLDVKKTEVHGMAQRGGTVISDVRFGPKVYSPIVPEGKVDILLAFEQMEALRYLPSLKPGGTVIVNEQRIFPSSVASGKIDYPEEIEKCLMTVAANVISINALALAKKAGLVKAVNVCLLGALATCLNINEPIWEAVIAEKFKGRNLDANLRAFELGCEASLMRDLKLGVVIPK
- a CDS encoding phenylacetate--CoA ligase, coding for MIWNIEAECMPIEQRRELQSALLQKTVRRCYEKVPVYRKKFDEAGIKPEDIRSVDDIKYLPFTTREDLIENYPFGMFAVPMEEVVRIHSSSGTTGKPKVVGYTKNDINVWAEVMARTIGCGGAGKNDIVQNAYGYGLFTGGLGIHYGAEKIGATVIPISGGNTKRQIMVMQDFGSTMLACTPSYALYIADTAAEMGVDIRKLPLKYGIFGAEPWTDSLRKEIEEKMGIHATDIYGLSEIIGPGVSGECEVQNGLHVFDDHFLPEVIDPNTLEVLPPNTPGELVFTSLTKEAFPIIRYRTRDLSMLMTDPCPCGRTHFRMGRITGRTDDMLIIRGVNVFPSQIESVLLGVEGIAPHYLIVVDRVDSLDSLEVWVEVSEKVFSDEIKVLEALEKRIEREIESVLGLSVAVRLKEPKTIERSEGKAKRVLDKRPKT